GACAGCTTCCCACTGATGGCGATCCCCTTCTTCATGCTCGCGGGCGAGCTGATGAACAAGGGCGGCATCACCGAGCGGCTGGTGGAGTTTTCCCAAGCCATGATGGGGCACCTGCGCGGCGGGCTCGCCCATGTGAACGTGCTCTCCTCGATGCTCTTCGCGGGCCTCTCCGGCTCCGCCGTAGCCGACACTTCCGCGCTCGGCTCCATGCTGATCCCGGCGATGGAAAAGCAGGGCTACACCCGCCGTTTCGCCGCTGCGATCACCGCCGCCTCTTCCGTCATCGGCCCGATCATTCCGCCCTCGGGCATCATGATCATCTATGCCTACGTGATGGGCGAAAGCGTCGCCGCGCTCTTCCTTGCGGGCATTGTGCCCGGTGCGCTCGTGGGCATCGGCCTGATGCTGATGATCAAGTTCCAGGCCAACCGCTACGATTTCCCGGTGGCCTCGCGCAAATACACATGGCCTGAGCGTGGTCAGGCAAGCCTGAAGGCCTTCTTCCCGCTGATGACCCCGGTGATCATCCTTGGCGGCATCCTTGCGGGCGTATTCACCCCCACCGAGGCCGCCGCCGTGGCCGTGCTCTACGCGCTGGTGATCGGGCTTTTCGTCCTACGCACCATCCGCTTTGTCGAGATCCCCTCGATCTTCTACCGCGCGGCCTTCACCTCTTCCGTGGTGCTGCTGCTCGTGGGCGCGGCCATGGCCTTCAAAACGGTCGTCAGCCTCAGCCACACGCCGGAGATCCTTGCCGAGTTCATCCTTGGCCTCAGCCAGAACCCGCTGATCCTGCTGTTCCTGATCAACGTGCTTCTGTTCATCGTGGGCATGTTCCTCGATGCCGGCCCGGCGATCATCATCCTTGGCCCGATCCTTGGCCCCATCTTCGTGGACCTCGGCGTGGACCCGGTGCATTTCGCGATCATCATGAGCGTGAACCTCACCGTGGGCCTAGCCACGCCGCCCATGGGTCTTGTGCTCTTCGTTGCCTCTTCGGTTTCAGGCGAGCGCGTCGAAACCATCGCCAAGGCCATTCTGCCCTTCTTGGCCGTCGAGATCGTAGTGATCTTCCTGATCACCTATTTCCCGGCCATTTCCATGACAATCCCCCGCCTTACGGGGTTTGTGAATTGACCCGAAACGCAAAAAACAGGGAGGTTTTTTACATGCTCAAGGGTACACTCAAGTCGCTCATGGTGGCGACGATGCTGGCAGGCACCGCCATGTCGGCCGCGGCCGCGGATTTCACCCTCCGCGCCACCGCCAACTCCAACGAAAACGACGAGGATTATGACGGTCTCGTCGTCTTCAAGAACTACGTGGAAAGCGCCTCCAACGGCGCCATCGAGGTGGAGCTGTTCATCGGCACCCAGCTCTGCGGCAACGGCGCGGAATGCCTTCAGGGTGTGGCCGACGGCTCCATCGACGTCTACGTCTCCACCTCCGGCGGCGCGGCAGGCATCTTCCCCTACGTGCAGGTGCTCGACCTGCCCTACCTGATGGCCGATGACCGCGTGGCCGAGGCCGTCATGCAGGGTGATTTCACCCGCAAGATGCGGGATATGGCGCTGGAAGATTCCAACGGCATGATCCGCCTGATGACGATCGGCAACACCGGCGGCTGGCGCAACTTCGCCAACACCAAGCG
The sequence above is drawn from the Pseudoruegeria sp. SHC-113 genome and encodes:
- a CDS encoding TRAP transporter large permease → MLVWFLPLFLVFLMIGLPVFFGMLAAPGLLLWLNGQERDLALLYRNVYNGMDSFPLMAIPFFMLAGELMNKGGITERLVEFSQAMMGHLRGGLAHVNVLSSMLFAGLSGSAVADTSALGSMLIPAMEKQGYTRRFAAAITAASSVIGPIIPPSGIMIIYAYVMGESVAALFLAGIVPGALVGIGLMLMIKFQANRYDFPVASRKYTWPERGQASLKAFFPLMTPVIILGGILAGVFTPTEAAAVAVLYALVIGLFVLRTIRFVEIPSIFYRAAFTSSVVLLLVGAAMAFKTVVSLSHTPEILAEFILGLSQNPLILLFLINVLLFIVGMFLDAGPAIIILGPILGPIFVDLGVDPVHFAIIMSVNLTVGLATPPMGLVLFVASSVSGERVETIAKAILPFLAVEIVVIFLITYFPAISMTIPRLTGFVN